In Phaeobacter piscinae, one genomic interval encodes:
- a CDS encoding acyl-CoA dehydrogenase family protein, which translates to MAHDGQDPQMQPTLISDVLTLTAAALEPVDQLLEAARATVREQVSEDGRVSGALVEAHQTAAHGLAWLATYAYSLRQMHRWAAQLQADDKFGEMEQLMLQIGFGEYLWQIYGGIQMNQGEILRLQDLGLSQDSQRMLMAPAVMTLCDSGNTQAARLRLVELMQEQAGSVMFGASGLDEELEMIRDQFRRYALEKVEPNAHDWHLKDELIPMEIIEDLAEMGVFGLTIPEEYGGFGLSKASMCVVSEELSRGYIGVGSLGTRSEIAAELIIAGGTEEQKASWLPRIASAEILPTAVFTEPNTGSDLGALRTRAVQDDNGDYRITGNKTWITHAARTHVMTLLARTDPNTTDHRGLSMFLAEKTPGTDENPFPTEGMTGGEIEVLGYRGMKEYELGFDGFHVKRENLLGGDEGKGFKQLMETFESARIQTAARAIGVAQSALDIAMQYAQDRKQFGKPLIAFPRVASKLAMMAVEIMIARQLTYFSAWEKDNGHRCDLEAGMAKLLGARVAWAAADNGLQIHGGNGFALEYKISRVLCDARILNIFEGAAEIQAQVIARRLLA; encoded by the coding sequence ATGGCCCACGATGGACAGGACCCGCAAATGCAACCGACGCTTATCTCTGACGTGCTGACACTGACCGCTGCTGCGCTGGAGCCGGTGGACCAGCTGCTGGAGGCAGCGCGCGCGACAGTACGCGAACAGGTCAGCGAGGACGGGCGCGTCTCCGGGGCGTTGGTTGAGGCGCATCAGACAGCTGCCCATGGGCTCGCTTGGCTTGCGACCTACGCTTACAGCCTGCGTCAGATGCATCGTTGGGCCGCGCAGCTACAGGCAGATGACAAGTTTGGCGAGATGGAGCAGTTGATGCTTCAGATCGGTTTTGGCGAATACCTCTGGCAGATCTACGGTGGCATTCAGATGAATCAGGGTGAAATCCTGCGTCTGCAGGATCTTGGCCTGTCGCAGGACAGCCAGCGGATGCTGATGGCGCCTGCTGTGATGACGCTCTGCGATAGCGGAAATACTCAGGCCGCACGCCTGCGGCTCGTCGAGCTGATGCAGGAACAGGCCGGTTCCGTGATGTTTGGCGCCTCCGGTCTTGACGAAGAACTGGAGATGATCCGGGACCAGTTCCGCCGCTACGCGCTCGAAAAGGTCGAGCCAAACGCCCACGACTGGCACCTGAAGGATGAGCTGATCCCGATGGAGATCATCGAAGATCTGGCCGAAATGGGTGTTTTTGGCCTGACCATTCCCGAAGAATACGGTGGGTTTGGCCTCTCCAAGGCCTCGATGTGCGTGGTCTCAGAGGAGCTGTCGCGTGGCTATATCGGTGTTGGCAGCCTTGGCACCCGGTCGGAAATCGCGGCTGAGCTGATCATAGCCGGTGGCACCGAGGAACAGAAAGCCAGTTGGCTGCCCAGGATTGCCAGCGCAGAAATCCTGCCAACCGCTGTGTTCACAGAACCAAACACAGGTTCCGATCTCGGCGCCCTGCGCACCCGTGCCGTACAGGACGACAATGGCGACTACCGGATCACCGGCAACAAGACCTGGATCACCCATGCCGCCCGCACCCATGTTATGACGCTTCTGGCGCGGACGGACCCCAACACGACCGATCACCGTGGCCTGTCGATGTTCCTGGCCGAAAAAACACCGGGCACGGATGAAAACCCGTTCCCGACCGAAGGTATGACCGGTGGCGAAATTGAGGTTCTGGGCTATCGCGGCATGAAGGAATACGAGTTGGGCTTTGACGGGTTTCACGTGAAGCGTGAAAACCTCCTCGGTGGAGATGAGGGCAAGGGCTTCAAGCAGTTGATGGAGACCTTTGAGTCCGCGCGCATCCAGACCGCCGCCCGTGCCATCGGTGTTGCCCAATCTGCCCTCGATATTGCGATGCAATATGCGCAGGATCGCAAGCAGTTCGGCAAACCGCTGATCGCCTTCCCGCGTGTGGCCTCTAAGCTGGCGATGATGGCGGTGGAGATCATGATCGCGCGTCAGCTGACTTATTTCTCTGCTTGGGAAAAGGACAACGGCCACCGCTGCGACCTCGAAGCTGGCATGGCCAAACTGCTGGGTGCGCGCGTCGCCTGGGCGGCGGCTGACAACGGTTTGCAAATCCATGGTGGCAATGGCTTTGCGCTGGAATACAAAATCAGCCGGGTTCTGTGTGATGCCCGTATCCTCAATATCTTTGAGGGTGCCGCAGAAATTCAGGCACAGGTGATCGCACGCCGCCTGCTGGCCTGA
- a CDS encoding META domain-containing protein — protein MKQTYFLTLAILCAGILSACLGDETLRAYGGKSTSWQLREVDGDAVSAVTTLSFPRPGALTGELPCNRVTGQLTAPYPWFEVENLATTRMVCAALQEETDVLAALQAMEIVEIKGAVMILSNQAGREMIFTAAD, from the coding sequence ATGAAACAGACGTATTTTCTGACACTTGCAATACTCTGCGCCGGTATCCTCAGTGCCTGCCTTGGTGATGAAACACTGCGGGCATATGGCGGCAAAAGTACCTCATGGCAGCTACGGGAGGTTGATGGCGACGCGGTCTCAGCAGTCACAACGCTGAGCTTCCCCCGTCCCGGCGCGCTGACCGGTGAGTTGCCCTGCAACCGGGTGACCGGACAACTCACCGCGCCCTATCCCTGGTTTGAGGTCGAAAACCTCGCCACGACCCGTATGGTGTGCGCCGCCTTGCAGGAAGAAACCGATGTCCTCGCTGCCTTGCAGGCGATGGAGATCGTAGAGATCAAAGGCGCGGTGATGATCCTGTCGAACCAAGCCGGACGCGAGATGATTTTCACGGCTGCCGACTGA
- the recO gene encoding DNA repair protein RecO yields the protein MEWRDEGILLTMRRHGESAAIVDAFTAEHGRHAGIVRGGAGRRMAPVLQPGAQLDLTWRARLEDHLGSYQAELIRSRAATAMSSRLALAGLNAVTALLAFCLPEREAHPELYARSTQILDLLGRDDIWPLAYLRWEVALLEDMGFGLDFEHCAVTGSRLDLVYVSPKSGRAVSRAGAGEWADRMLPLPPVLMGRGGAENSEIVTALTTTGFFLQNRLAPSLGNHPLPEARGRLIDVLSRQP from the coding sequence ATGGAATGGCGCGACGAGGGCATATTGCTGACGATGCGCCGTCATGGAGAAAGCGCGGCCATTGTCGATGCATTCACTGCCGAACATGGACGTCACGCCGGGATCGTACGCGGCGGCGCAGGGCGCAGGATGGCCCCAGTGTTGCAGCCCGGTGCGCAGCTGGATCTAACCTGGCGTGCCCGGCTTGAAGACCACCTTGGCAGCTATCAGGCTGAATTGATCCGCAGCCGTGCCGCGACTGCCATGTCCAGCCGGTTGGCGCTTGCTGGACTGAACGCGGTGACTGCGTTGCTCGCCTTCTGCCTGCCGGAACGTGAAGCCCATCCAGAGCTCTACGCGCGCAGCACGCAAATCCTGGATCTGCTGGGCCGCGACGATATCTGGCCATTGGCCTATCTGCGTTGGGAGGTCGCCCTTCTGGAAGACATGGGGTTTGGCCTGGATTTCGAGCACTGCGCCGTCACCGGAAGCCGTCTCGATCTGGTCTATGTCTCCCCCAAAAGCGGGCGCGCCGTTTCACGCGCAGGGGCAGGCGAATGGGCTGATCGGATGCTGCCCTTACCGCCGGTATTGATGGGGCGTGGTGGGGCGGAGAATAGTGAGATTGTGACAGCCCTCACGACGACGGGTTTCTTCCTGCAAAACCGACTGGCGCCATCGCTTGGCAACCATCCGCTGCCGGAGGCCCGCGGGCGGCTCATTGATGTACTCAGTCGGCAGCCGTGA
- a CDS encoding DUF1491 family protein, producing the protein MARLTASFWVQAYLTRLRLADIPAFVTAHGDDTAGAVLIKLNTLDRRAQALHRSYDLMSGARSWVTLAEGDEADVDAAIAKQRSFDPDLWVIEVEDRHGRHLLDEPGLD; encoded by the coding sequence ATGGCACGGCTGACGGCCAGTTTCTGGGTGCAGGCTTATCTCACCCGTTTGCGGTTGGCCGATATCCCCGCCTTTGTCACCGCGCATGGGGATGACACGGCGGGCGCCGTCTTGATCAAGCTGAACACGCTGGACCGCCGCGCGCAGGCCCTGCATCGCTCTTACGATCTGATGAGCGGGGCGCGAAGCTGGGTCACGCTGGCCGAAGGTGACGAGGCTGATGTTGATGCCGCCATCGCCAAACAGCGCAGTTTTGATCCTGATCTCTGGGTGATCGAGGTCGAGGATCGCCATGGCCGTCACCTGCTGGATGAACCGGGGCTGGACTGA
- the era gene encoding GTPase Era, giving the protein MTTRAGFVALIGEPNAGKSTLLNRMVGAKVSIVTHKVQTTRARIRGVAMEGESQIVFVDTPGLFQPRRRLDRAMVAAAWGGAADADVVVLMVEAHRGITEGVERILEGLENIGEGRKIALAINKIDRVQSEVLLGLTKELNERYAFADTFMISAEKGHGVEHLRGWLAEQLPEGPWLYPEDQIADLPMRMIAAEMTREKLTLRLHQELPYQLTVETENWEERKDGSAKIDQLIYVMRDGHKGIVLGKRGETIKAVSQAARAELEEFLDRKVHLFLQVKVRPNWLEESERYSEMGLDFKDGN; this is encoded by the coding sequence ATGACCACACGCGCCGGCTTTGTTGCCCTGATTGGTGAACCCAACGCAGGCAAATCCACGCTTCTCAACCGCATGGTTGGGGCCAAGGTGTCGATTGTGACCCATAAGGTGCAGACCACTCGCGCCCGCATCCGCGGCGTTGCGATGGAAGGCGAGAGCCAAATCGTGTTTGTCGATACGCCTGGCCTGTTCCAGCCGCGTCGTCGGCTTGACCGTGCGATGGTCGCAGCCGCCTGGGGCGGTGCTGCGGATGCCGATGTGGTGGTGCTGATGGTCGAGGCGCACAGGGGGATCACCGAAGGTGTCGAGCGTATTCTGGAAGGTCTTGAGAATATCGGCGAAGGGCGCAAGATTGCTCTTGCGATTAACAAGATCGACCGCGTTCAATCCGAAGTCCTGCTAGGGCTGACCAAGGAACTGAATGAGCGCTATGCCTTTGCGGATACCTTTATGATTTCCGCGGAAAAGGGGCATGGGGTCGAGCACTTGCGCGGCTGGCTGGCAGAGCAATTGCCGGAGGGGCCGTGGCTTTATCCTGAGGATCAGATTGCCGACCTGCCGATGCGGATGATCGCGGCTGAAATGACCCGTGAGAAACTGACCCTGCGGCTGCATCAGGAACTGCCCTACCAGCTGACCGTAGAAACCGAGAACTGGGAAGAGCGTAAGGATGGGTCCGCCAAAATCGATCAGCTGATTTACGTTATGCGTGACGGTCACAAGGGCATCGTGCTCGGCAAGCGCGGTGAAACCATCAAGGCCGTGAGCCAGGCAGCCCGCGCTGAGCTGGAAGAGTTTCTCGACCGTAAGGTACATCTCTTCCTGCAGGTGAAGGTGCGCCCGAACTGGCTGGAAGAGTCTGAACGTTATTCCGAGATGGGTCTCGATTTCAAAGACGGGAACTGA
- the rnc gene encoding ribonuclease III yields MKLSKDMRAFETRIGYSFSQPALLVRALTHASVSSPNRQDNQRLEFLGDRVLGLVMATALLDTDKAATEGQLAPRFNALVRKETCADVARDIDLGAVLKLGRSETMSGGRRKLALLGDAMEAVIAAVYKDGGFEAAQELILRLWGNRIGRVEADARDPKTTLQEFAQARGEQPPAYVLVERKGPDHQPEFTISVQLQDGTEGRATAGSKRQAEQAAAKLLLARLEQEK; encoded by the coding sequence GTGAAACTCTCCAAGGATATGCGCGCGTTTGAGACGCGGATCGGCTATAGTTTCTCCCAGCCGGCACTTCTGGTGCGGGCGCTGACGCACGCCTCGGTGTCGTCTCCCAACCGTCAGGACAATCAGCGGCTGGAGTTTCTGGGCGACCGGGTGCTGGGGCTGGTGATGGCCACGGCGCTTCTGGACACGGATAAGGCCGCGACAGAGGGGCAGCTTGCCCCGCGGTTCAATGCTCTGGTGCGCAAGGAAACCTGCGCGGATGTGGCCCGTGATATCGATCTGGGGGCGGTGCTGAAATTGGGCCGCTCCGAGACCATGTCCGGTGGGCGGCGCAAACTGGCGCTTCTGGGCGACGCGATGGAGGCGGTGATTGCCGCCGTCTATAAGGATGGCGGGTTTGAGGCGGCACAGGAGTTGATCCTGCGGCTCTGGGGCAATCGCATCGGCCGGGTTGAGGCGGATGCCCGCGACCCCAAGACCACCTTGCAGGAATTTGCTCAGGCGCGGGGGGAACAGCCCCCGGCCTATGTGCTGGTGGAGCGGAAAGGCCCGGATCATCAGCCGGAATTTACAATTTCCGTGCAGTTGCAGGATGGCACCGAAGGCCGCGCAACTGCTGGATCGAAACGTCAGGCCGAACAGGCCGCTGCCAAATTACTGTTGGCACGATTGGAGCAAGAAAAATGA
- the lepB gene encoding signal peptidase I has product MTAKATVGSSILETVKTIVYALLIAGVFRTLFFQPFWIPSGSMKETLLIGDFLFVNKMAYGYSSASCPSLKFPSVGIDIDSSDICGFLDGDNSRIWAGDPERGDVVVFRHPVNQNDFIKRLIGLPGDKVQVKNGVLHINGAAVALQDAGEFEELMAPQGPAGSYPLCENAPVGEGAMCKKSRQIETLPGGSQHVVLNIGNQGMDHTGVYQVPEGHYFFMGDNRDNSSDSRLPQSAGGVGYVPYENLIGRADRIMFSSAGRSMLFFWTWRGDRFFKGIE; this is encoded by the coding sequence ATGACGGCCAAAGCAACAGTCGGAAGTTCGATCCTTGAGACGGTCAAGACCATCGTCTACGCCCTGCTGATTGCAGGTGTGTTCCGCACGCTGTTCTTTCAGCCGTTCTGGATTCCCTCCGGCTCAATGAAGGAAACGCTGCTGATCGGCGACTTTCTGTTCGTAAACAAGATGGCCTATGGCTATTCCTCCGCCTCCTGTCCGAGCCTGAAATTCCCCAGCGTCGGCATCGATATCGACAGCAGTGATATATGTGGCTTCCTTGATGGGGATAACTCACGGATTTGGGCCGGTGATCCCGAACGCGGTGATGTTGTAGTCTTCCGCCACCCGGTCAACCAGAACGACTTCATCAAGCGGCTGATCGGTCTGCCGGGCGATAAGGTTCAGGTCAAAAACGGGGTGCTGCATATCAACGGCGCTGCTGTTGCGCTGCAGGACGCGGGCGAGTTCGAGGAGCTGATGGCGCCACAGGGGCCCGCCGGGTCCTACCCGCTGTGCGAGAATGCACCGGTGGGTGAAGGCGCGATGTGTAAAAAATCCCGCCAGATCGAAACGTTGCCGGGCGGCAGCCAGCATGTTGTGCTCAATATTGGCAATCAGGGGATGGATCACACCGGGGTCTATCAGGTCCCCGAAGGTCATTATTTCTTCATGGGGGACAACCGCGACAATTCCTCCGACAGCCGTTTGCCGCAATCGGCAGGGGGCGTCGGCTATGTGCCTTATGAAAACCTCATTGGTCGCGCGGATCGTATCATGTTTTCCTCGGCTGGCCGGTCGATGCTGTTCTTCTGGACCTGGCGCGGGGATCGCTTCTTTAAGGGGATCGAGTGA
- the acpS gene encoding holo-ACP synthase, which translates to MILGVGTDLANIERIQRTLDRFGDRFKNRVFTNTEQRKAERRMDVAGTYAKRWAAKEACSKALGTGLRMGIAWKDMAVSNLRTGQPVMHVTGWAADRLARMTPPEHEAIIHVTLTDDHPWAQAFVVIEARPIARDPLATPGDA; encoded by the coding sequence AATATTGAGCGTATTCAGCGCACTTTGGACCGGTTTGGCGACCGGTTCAAAAACCGTGTTTTCACAAATACCGAACAGCGCAAGGCCGAGCGGCGGATGGATGTCGCGGGCACCTATGCCAAACGCTGGGCTGCAAAGGAGGCCTGTTCCAAGGCGCTTGGTACTGGTCTGCGCATGGGGATCGCCTGGAAAGATATGGCGGTTTCCAACTTGCGCACAGGCCAGCCTGTTATGCATGTCACCGGTTGGGCCGCCGATCGGCTGGCCAGGATGACGCCACCGGAGCACGAAGCCATCATTCATGTGACATTGACCGACGACCACCCCTGGGCACAGGCCTTTGTGGTGATTGAGGCGCGTCCCATTGCTCGTGATCCGCTTGCGACGCCGGGCGATGCTTGA